One part of the Brevundimonas sp. NIBR11 genome encodes these proteins:
- the pal gene encoding peptidoglycan-associated lipoprotein Pal has translation MTHSNMTRFALVGLVALSMAACAPRRPVTGVADGNIGGPAVDNPAYPGPSAGGIDGGNMGAGAPGSEQDFVVNVGDRIYFDLDSYQVSPEAYPRLDAQAQWLARYPGITVRIEGNADERGTREYNLALGARRAESIRNYLIGRGVSAGRIDTISFGKERPIAQGSNEDSWARNRNGHTAIVSGAN, from the coding sequence ATGACCCACTCCAACATGACCCGGTTCGCATTGGTCGGGCTGGTCGCCCTGTCGATGGCCGCTTGCGCGCCGCGCCGTCCGGTGACGGGCGTCGCCGACGGGAACATCGGCGGTCCCGCCGTCGACAATCCCGCCTACCCGGGCCCGAGCGCCGGCGGCATCGATGGCGGCAATATGGGTGCGGGCGCACCCGGCTCGGAGCAAGACTTCGTCGTCAACGTGGGCGACCGCATCTATTTCGACCTCGATTCCTATCAGGTCAGCCCGGAAGCCTATCCGCGCCTGGACGCCCAGGCCCAGTGGCTGGCCCGCTATCCCGGCATCACCGTCCGGATCGAGGGCAATGCCGATGAGCGCGGCACCCGCGAGTACAACCTCGCCCTCGGCGCTCGCCGCGCCGAATCGATCCGCAACTACCTGATCGGTCGCGGCGTCTCGGCCGGCCGGATCGACACCATCTCCTTCGGCAAGGAGCGCCCGATCGCTCAGGGCTCAAATGAGGACAGCTGGGCCCGCAACCGCAACGGCCACACGGCCATCGTCTCGGGCGCAAACTAA
- the tolB gene encoding Tol-Pal system beta propeller repeat protein TolB — protein sequence MRLNLLLSTVAAIGIAATSFAQAQSTRDLNGPSRQQSQAQPAQTGEPIEVEIDQGVLRPFQIAVAPFSGENGTSIAEVLSGDLRRSGFFEPINPASFIETNLSLANAPNFAQWTQIGAQAVLYGSVTPRPDGRNDFGFRLYDPYRQCQLVSYNFTATREQWRRIAHKIADVVYARMTGETGIFDTRIIYVAESGTELNRLSRLAIVDQDGYNPVFLTDGSEIILTPRFSSNPDEITYMALGKDYSRIYLYNLTTGRRESLGEFDGQALAPRYSPDGTKVAFSIIRGGNTDVYVMNLRTRQLSRLTSDPGIDTSPSFSPDASRIVFNSDRSGTPRLYVMNADGSNQRPISRGGGSYTAPAWSPRGDLIAFTKSGGGQFGIGVMNIDGSGERMLSRSYFEEGPSWAPNGRYLMFSRQTRGGNTNLWMVDLSGRVIAQSGYQGRGSDPAWSPLLDGGASNLGAGQGADSCAS from the coding sequence ATGCGTCTGAACCTGTTGCTGAGCACCGTGGCCGCCATCGGCATCGCCGCGACGTCGTTTGCGCAGGCTCAAAGCACACGCGACTTGAACGGTCCCTCGCGCCAGCAGAGCCAGGCCCAGCCGGCCCAGACGGGCGAACCGATCGAGGTCGAGATCGACCAGGGCGTGCTGCGCCCCTTCCAGATCGCCGTCGCGCCCTTCAGCGGCGAGAACGGGACCTCCATCGCCGAGGTGCTGTCGGGCGATCTGCGTCGCTCGGGCTTCTTCGAGCCGATCAATCCGGCCAGCTTCATCGAGACCAACCTGTCGCTGGCCAATGCGCCGAATTTCGCCCAGTGGACCCAGATCGGGGCCCAGGCGGTGCTGTACGGGTCCGTCACCCCGCGCCCTGACGGCCGCAACGACTTCGGCTTCCGGCTGTACGATCCGTACCGCCAGTGCCAGCTGGTCAGCTACAACTTCACCGCCACGCGCGAGCAGTGGCGCCGGATCGCCCACAAGATCGCCGACGTCGTCTATGCCCGGATGACCGGCGAGACGGGAATCTTCGACACGCGGATCATCTATGTCGCCGAGAGCGGGACCGAGCTGAATCGCCTCAGCCGCCTCGCGATCGTGGACCAGGACGGCTACAACCCCGTCTTCCTGACCGACGGCTCCGAGATCATCCTGACGCCGCGCTTCTCGTCCAACCCGGACGAGATCACCTATATGGCGCTGGGCAAGGACTATTCCCGCATCTACCTCTACAACTTGACCACGGGCCGTCGCGAAAGCCTGGGCGAGTTCGACGGTCAGGCGCTGGCGCCTCGATATTCGCCGGACGGGACCAAGGTCGCCTTCTCCATCATCCGGGGCGGCAATACCGACGTCTATGTGATGAACCTCAGGACGCGCCAGCTGTCGCGCCTGACCTCGGATCCCGGCATCGACACCTCGCCGTCGTTCAGCCCCGACGCCTCGCGCATCGTGTTCAACTCCGACCGGTCGGGCACGCCGCGCCTCTATGTGATGAACGCCGACGGTTCGAACCAGCGGCCGATCTCAAGAGGCGGCGGCAGCTATACGGCCCCGGCCTGGAGCCCGCGCGGCGACCTGATCGCCTTCACCAAGTCCGGCGGCGGCCAGTTCGGCATCGGGGTGATGAACATCGACGGGTCCGGCGAGCGGATGCTGTCGCGGTCCTATTTCGAGGAAGGGCCGTCCTGGGCGCCCAACGGCCGCTATCTGATGTTCTCGCGCCAGACGCGCGGAGGGAACACCAACCTGTGGATGGTCGATCTGTCTGGCCGGGTGATCGCCCAGTCGGGCTATCAGGGCCGGGGCTCCGACCCCGCCTGGTCGCCGTTGCTGGACGGCGGAGCCTCGAACCTCGGCGCCGGCCAGGGCGCTGACAGCTGCGCGTCCTAG
- a CDS encoding TonB C-terminal domain-containing protein — MPSPAILGALLVHGLVAAAFLIKWPESEVEIMPTVQSVPVSIVSDAVVEAAPADNPSEEPATEDASTAPVETPPEPVPPTPTPPAPTPTPTPRPSPPRPTPPRAAPTPTPTPRPTPPRPTPPRPTPPRPTPPRPAPAQPQPSLDLDALAGPRRPAPTPGPRPATGQQGRGQAAQATGPQLTAIFNQVYPNWTLPCDIPGANQLRIEMDVTLSPDGRITAGPTLRNPSSDAVYRAAADGALRAIRQSAPFDVPAGFPGGAFRPTFNTERACRNR; from the coding sequence TTGCCTTCCCCGGCGATCCTCGGCGCTCTGCTGGTGCATGGGCTGGTCGCGGCCGCCTTCCTGATCAAATGGCCCGAGAGCGAGGTCGAGATCATGCCGACCGTCCAGTCGGTGCCGGTGTCGATCGTCTCCGACGCCGTGGTCGAGGCCGCCCCGGCGGACAATCCGTCCGAGGAACCCGCAACCGAGGATGCGTCGACCGCGCCCGTGGAAACGCCGCCGGAGCCGGTCCCGCCCACCCCCACGCCACCTGCACCGACCCCCACGCCGACGCCGCGTCCAAGTCCGCCGCGACCCACGCCTCCGCGGGCGGCCCCCACGCCGACCCCCACGCCACGCCCGACACCGCCGCGGCCCACGCCGCCCCGGCCCACGCCGCCGCGTCCGACCCCGCCCAGGCCCGCGCCGGCCCAACCGCAGCCCTCGCTGGATCTGGACGCCCTGGCCGGTCCGCGCCGTCCCGCGCCGACGCCTGGCCCACGCCCGGCGACGGGGCAGCAGGGGCGGGGACAGGCCGCACAGGCCACGGGCCCTCAGCTGACCGCCATCTTCAACCAGGTCTATCCGAACTGGACCCTGCCCTGCGACATCCCCGGCGCGAACCAGCTGCGGATCGAAATGGACGTGACGCTGTCGCCGGACGGCCGGATCACGGCAGGACCGACGCTGCGCAATCCAAGCTCGGACGCGGTCTATCGCGCCGCCGCGGACGGCGCCCTGCGCGCCATCCGCCAGAGCGCCCCCTTCGACGTGCCCGCGGGCTTCCCCGGCGGCGCATTCCGCCCGACCTTCAATACCGAACGGGCCTGTCGGAACCGCTGA
- a CDS encoding ExbD/TolR family protein, protein MAMGGGGGGGHVRGRRRARKRPLSEINVTPLVDVMLVLLIIFMISAPLLTVGVPVELPKTEASAVETEKPPVTVSIDKDGAIFVQRDETAYDALTERVSDAAGETKREDLSVFVRADGRAPYQAVARVMARLSAGGFTKLNLITDTAEAAPAAAAPATASDAASSSDPEA, encoded by the coding sequence ATGGCGATGGGTGGAGGCGGAGGCGGAGGCCACGTTCGCGGCCGACGTCGAGCCCGCAAACGGCCGCTGAGCGAGATCAACGTCACACCGCTGGTGGACGTGATGCTGGTGCTGCTGATCATCTTCATGATCTCGGCGCCGCTGCTGACCGTGGGCGTGCCGGTGGAGTTGCCCAAAACCGAGGCCAGCGCGGTCGAGACCGAGAAGCCGCCGGTGACCGTGTCGATCGACAAGGACGGCGCCATCTTCGTCCAGCGCGACGAGACGGCCTATGACGCCCTGACCGAACGGGTCTCGGACGCGGCCGGCGAGACGAAGCGCGAGGACCTGTCGGTCTTCGTCCGGGCCGACGGCCGCGCCCCCTATCAGGCCGTGGCGCGGGTCATGGCGCGACTGTCGGCGGGCGGCTTCACCAAGCTGAACCTGATCACCGACACGGCCGAGGCGGCGCCCGCCGCTGCGGCTCCGGCGACCGCGTCGGACGCGGCCTCTTCGTCAGATCCCGAGGCCTGA
- the tolQ gene encoding protein TolQ produces the protein MTVAETAAEVSMLNPVTLFMTADWVVKSVMVGLAIASIWSWTVIIDKAFRFTALNHQADAFEKAIASGRSLEEVAAQAGPEPSHALPRMLIIALSDWRETRRKGTLSDTEGNLLITRIDRALDSLIAREGQRIEEGLGVLSVVATASPFIGLFGTVWGIMNAFGRIAAAGNTNLTTVAPAIAEALFATAVGLAAAIPAYIAYNKFSIDAGKFTGRLESFADDLQAAVARRLGGGAATPPPPPPPSADLNFRRSV, from the coding sequence ATGACCGTCGCTGAAACCGCCGCCGAAGTCTCGATGCTGAACCCGGTGACGCTGTTCATGACCGCCGACTGGGTGGTGAAGAGCGTGATGGTCGGTCTGGCGATCGCCTCGATCTGGTCCTGGACCGTCATCATCGACAAGGCCTTCCGCTTCACCGCCCTGAACCATCAGGCGGATGCGTTCGAAAAGGCCATCGCCTCGGGTCGGTCGCTGGAGGAGGTCGCCGCGCAGGCGGGGCCCGAGCCGTCGCACGCCCTGCCGCGCATGCTGATCATCGCCCTGTCCGACTGGCGCGAGACGCGACGCAAGGGGACGCTGTCGGACACCGAGGGCAATCTGCTGATCACTCGCATCGACAGGGCGCTGGATTCCCTGATCGCCCGGGAGGGTCAGCGGATCGAGGAGGGTCTGGGCGTGCTGTCGGTGGTGGCCACGGCCTCGCCCTTCATCGGTCTGTTCGGCACGGTCTGGGGCATCATGAACGCCTTCGGACGCATCGCGGCGGCCGGGAACACCAACCTGACCACCGTGGCGCCGGCCATCGCCGAGGCCCTGTTCGCCACGGCCGTGGGTCTGGCGGCGGCCATCCCGGCCTATATCGCTTACAACAAGTTCTCGATCGACGCGGGCAAGTTCACCGGCCGTCTGGAAAGCTTCGCCGACGACCTGCAGGCCGCCGTGGCCCGCCGTCTGGGCGGAGGGGCCGCGACCCCGCCGCCCCCGCCGCCGCCGTCCGCGGACCTGAACTTCCGCCGGAGCGTCTGA
- the ybgC gene encoding tol-pal system-associated acyl-CoA thioesterase translates to MSEPDHPTAGRFEGRAHLLPVRVYYEDTDFTGVVYHANYVRYFERGRSDFLRLAGIGHAQLLEIDPPLAFVVAEMKLNFIKPARIDDALVVRTTYDAVKGVRLLISQMIERDGEALCRADVTAVCIHLDGRPRRPTKALVEAVTPWLAGV, encoded by the coding sequence ATGAGCGAACCCGATCACCCCACCGCCGGCCGTTTTGAGGGCCGGGCCCATCTGTTGCCGGTTCGCGTCTATTACGAGGACACCGACTTCACCGGGGTCGTCTATCATGCCAACTACGTCCGCTATTTCGAGCGCGGGCGGTCGGACTTCCTGCGGCTGGCGGGCATCGGCCATGCGCAGCTGCTGGAGATCGATCCGCCGCTGGCCTTCGTGGTGGCGGAGATGAAGCTGAACTTCATCAAGCCGGCGCGGATCGACGACGCCCTGGTGGTGCGGACCACCTATGACGCGGTGAAGGGGGTGCGGCTCTTGATCTCGCAAATGATCGAGCGGGACGGGGAGGCGCTGTGCCGGGCCGACGTGACCGCCGTCTGCATCCATCTCGACGGGCGACCGCGCAGGCCGACGAAGGCCCTGGTCGAGGCAGTGACGCCGTGGCTGGCGGGCGTCTGA